The window cacaataaagaattcaatcccggattgaaaataattcccaaaggaaaagaagaacttttgttcataaaaatattgatttctgattgataaaaataatgaagaatacaagcctttatataggctacaaaataaacctaaacctaaactaaaaaggaagttgaatcctagtgcaccaaggtaaaagaaatcctaattagacaaggaaaaacattaaattcgtttttgtcctttagagcccaatttcagcccactaattaacattatttgggccttttaattagctagaaataagcccaatcaaacctataaggttataacattaattttaatgagtcccaataggttttgcacatgccaaacacatgcaagtccaaagcttctcttaaaatatgatcaacctttttacatatcactattatgggcttgggcttggatacaacacaaaaacacaccatctttaatgacttcgctaaaattcattccttgtttaaagaagctcaagatgagtccattaagcatttgttggtatttctttgcacgattcttcgtcataggtccaattgacagctccaatggatccctcatgcttctactaggctccttaactccaagctcctttgttccatgctcttgtgcttttgatatcacatcattcCCTCTCTCTTGAAAAGGATTTGTCCTCAAATCTTCATCTCCTACATCAAACAAAGATAAATCAGCCACATTAAAAGTTGCATGCACACTATACTCACCTGGCAAGTCGAGCTTGTAGGCATTATCCCCAATTCGTGCGACTACTTGAAATGGACCATCGCCTCTAGGATGTAGCTTTGATTTTCTCTGAGCGGGGAACCTTTCCTTGCGCATATGCAACCACACCCAATCACCGGGTTCAAATAGAACACATTGTCGACCCTTGTTAGCTTGCTTTGCATAatgctcattcttcttctccagttgttgttttacttgttcatgtaacttaagcaccatttctgcctttttctttccatctaaacttttcctttcatcaacaggcaaagggatcaagtctaatggtgtcaaaggattaaaaccataaacaatttcaaatggtGAGAAGTTAGTAGATGAATGTATAGCCCTATTATAAGCGAACTCAATAAATGGTAGGCATTCTTCCCATGACTTAAGATTCTTTTGAATAACTGCCCTAAGAAGTTGTCCTAAAGTTCTATTTACTACTTCGGTTTGACCATCAGTTTGAGGGTGACAAGAAGTAGAAAACAACAGTTTAGTCCCCAATTTATTCCACAAAGTCTTCCAAAAATAGCTTAAAAACTTAGGATCTCTATCACTAACTATACTCTTTGGCATCCCATGCAGACGAACAACCTCTCTAAAGAACAAGTTAGCAATATTAATAGCATCATCAGTTTTATGGCATGGTATGAAATGTGCCATCTTAGAAAAGCGATCTACAACCACAAATATGGAATCATTACCTCTCTTAGACCTAGGTAAagccatcacaaaatccatggatataGCAGTCCAAGGTTCATTCGGCACAGGTAATGGAGTGTATAAACCATGAGGCATAACTCTAGACTTAGCTTTCTTACAATTAATACAACTAGCACATATTCTTTCCACATCACGTTTCATATGAGGCCAAAAGAAATGTTCAGAAATCATGTCCAAAGTCTTAGCAACCCCAAAATGCCCCATCAAGCCTCCACCGTGGGCTTCCCTCACAAGAAATTCTCTATGTGAACATTTAGGCATGCATAATCGATTATCTCTAAATAAGTAGCCCTCATGTctataaaattttccaaaagcagtaagttcacaagctttataaatagatgcaaagtctagatcatcaacatataattctttgatatactcaaatcctaaacacttagcatgcatcacattcaataagctaactctcctacttaatgcatcagcaactacgttttccttcccttgcttatacttaatcacataaggaaacgtctctataaattcCACCCACTTGGCATGTCTTCGGTTCAATTTTTGTTGACCCTTAAGATGTTTCAAGGATTCATGATCGGTGTGGATCACAAACTCTTTAGGCCATAAATAATGTTGCCACATTTGCAAAGCCCTAACTAATGCATAGAGTTCTTTATCATAAGTGGGATAGTTTAAGGTTGCACCACTAAGTTTTTCACTAAAGAAGGCTATAGGTCGACCCTCTTGCATTAAAACAGCACCAATCCCTACTCCCGACGCATCACACTCAATTTCAAACGATTTATCAAAGTTTGGAAGTGCTAAAACGGGGGCAGAAGTTAGTCTTGCCTTAAGCATCTCAAAAGCATCCTCTTGTGCTTTGCCCCACTTAAAGCcaacattcttttttattacctCGGTTAGTGGTGCGGCAATGGTACTGAAGTTCTTCACAAACCTCCTATAGAAACTCGCCAAGCCATGAAAGCTCCTCACCTCGGTAACTGAATTTGGCGTTGGCCACTCTTGAATGGCTTTCACCTTTTCAATATCAACAGAAACTCCTTGTGctgaaacaataaaacccaaaaacacaACTTTCTCCATGCAAAATGAGCACTTAGAAAGGTTAGCATATAATTTCTGTTCTCTCAAAACATCTAATACAACCTTAACATGTTCTATGTGTTCTGCCTCAGATTTAGAATAGATaagaatgtcatcaaaataaacaacaacaaatttacctataaactctctcaaaacatgattcattaatctcatgaaagtactaggtgcatttgttaaaccgaaaggcataactaaccactcatataaaccatgcttagtcttaaaagccgttttccattcatctcctaatgacatgcgaatctgatggtacccactcttaagatctattttagtgaaaataacagccccatttaattcatccaacatatcatctaaCCTAGGGATAGGATGACGATACTTTACCGTGATTTTATTGACGGCTCTACAATCGATGCACATCCGCCAAGTTCCATCTTTCTTTGGTACTAGGATGACTGGTACAGCACACGGACTCATAGATTCACGAATCAACCCTTTTGCCATTAGTTCCTCGACTTGCCTTTGTAGTTCTTTTGTCTCCTCAGGGTTACTTCTATAGGCTGGTCGATTTGGAATTTGTGCTCCGGGAACAAAGTCAATTTGATGCTCAATTCCTCGAATCGGGGGTAACTTATTAGGCATCTCTTCGGGGAATAAATCCTTGAATTCCTGCAAAAGAGGGGAAATACTAGAAGGAAGGTTAGACTGATTTACATAAGATAAACAAAAACtcttacaataaaataataataaatttttgttttcaaaatcggcttgctttacatccctcaatttagcatataaagatagattttggcttttgttaatgctcctctctttttctctcctctcaccctcatttctcgacctcactaatgccttttcactcacctcttctctcttcacaccctcactgattttatcactcttattttctctcgccttaaccttttcccttctcacagattgttcttgtaacattctttgcatgtagagctgatcttcaaacacttcagcaggtgataaaggtggcaaaatatacttcttcccatccttagcaatagtaaatttatttgttcgaccatgatgtagtgctgatcgatcgaattgccaaggcctccccaataacacatgacatgcttgcataggtactacatcacataatacctcatcagcaaaagaaccaatagaaaagttcagaagcacCTGTTTAGTAACTTTGAGTTCGTTACTATCATTCAACCATTGTAACCGATAAGGATTGGGATGTGGAATTGTTGATATCCCTAATCGGCTTGCTAACACATTGCTTACCACGTTGCAACAACTTCCTCCATCAATAATTAGTAAGCATGTTTTTCCAAGTATGTTGCAATGAGCATGAAAGATGTGCTCTCGTTGCTCAATGTCACCACTCACTCCCATCTTCAATGTTCTACGAGTGACTAAGTTAACTCCATGTCCTCCTTTACTATCCACCTCTTCTATATCACTACAATCTTCTAAGGTGGGCATATCATCTGATTCATGTTCGGACTCACTTTCGGATATTAACTCACCATGCTTCATAACCATCGCCTTTTGATTCGAACACTCTCTTGCATAGTGCCCTCTCCCTTGGCACTTAAAACACACAATTTCACGAGTTCTTGTGGGTTTTTCAGTAGTTTTGTATTTTGGAGTAGTTCCACCAATTTGCAACTTCCCAAATGCTTTTGAATCAACCTGAGGCTTTTGGTCACTTTTAGAGCTAAATTCagatttagttttgaaattacctcttggatctgacttccaTGGAGTGGAAGTAGTGCCTTTGAACTTTGATCTCCCTTTCTCAACCTCTTGAAGTTGTCTCTCAACTTTTATCGCTTTATGGAGCATCTCGTCCATGTGGAAATAAGTTTGTAGCTCAAGAGGGTTGCGAATCTCCCTCTTCATTCCCATGAGAAATCTAACCATGGtagcttcctcatcttcttgtatatcagctcggattagtgccatctccaattgtttgtgataatcttcaacagattggttaccttgagacatggattggagttctttcaacaactccttataatagtgagccggcacaaatctctttttcatgaccttcttcaattcaccccatgttcttatgggttcatcaccatctctttttcttgtgcgctttaattggtcccaccaaacagccgcatattcagttagttcgga of the Euphorbia lathyris chromosome 7, ddEupLath1.1, whole genome shotgun sequence genome contains:
- the LOC136236019 gene encoding uncharacterized protein gives rise to the protein MSNEPKKDNVNDVDSKEWQQAIVGEMKRLGAIVADLVSNQKKSSQKKGGRGRLNFNDELSESEEEEQFGYRKRGNDRKDSNLNAIKLKMPTFRGASDPEAYLDWVRKVETIFDIHEYSEEKKVKLVVSELTEYAAVWWDQLKRTRKRDGDEPIRTWGELKKVMKKRFVPAHYYKELLKELQSMSQGNQSVEDYHKQLEMALIRADIQEDEEATMVRFLMGMKREIRNPLELQTYFHMDEMLHKAIKVERQLQEVEKGRSKFKGTTSTPWKSDPRGNFKTKSEFSSKSDQKPQVDSKAFGKLQIGGTTPKYKTTEKPTRTREIVCFKCQGRGHYARECSNQKAMVMKHGELISESESEHESDDMPTLEDCSDIEEVDSKGGHGVNLVTRRTLKMGVSGDIEQREHIFHAHCNILGKTCLLIIDGGSCCNVVSNVLASRLGISTIPHPNPYRLQWLNDSNELKVTKQVLLNFSIGSFADEVLCDVVPMQACHVLLGRPWQFDRSEFKDLFPEEMPNKLPPIRGIEHQIDFVPGAQIPNRPAYRSNPEETKELQRQVEELMAKGLIRESMSPCAVPVILVPKKDGTWRMCIDSQGVSVDIEKVKAIQEWPTPNSVTEVRSFHGLASFYRRFVKNFSTIAAPLTEVIKKNVGFKWGKAQEDAFEMLKARLTSAPVLALPNFDKSFEIECDASGVGIGAVLMQEGRPIAFFSEKLSGATLNYPTYDKELYALVRALQMWQHYLWPKEFVIHTDHESLKHLKGQQKLNRRHAKWVEFIETFPYVIKYKQGKENVVADALSRRHEGYLFRDNRLCMPKCSHREFLVREAHGGGLMGHFGVAKTLDMISEHFFWPHMKRDVERICASCINCKKAKSRVMPHGLYTPLPVPNEPWTAISMDFVMALPRSKRGNDSIFVVVDRFSKMAHFIPCHKTDDAINIANLFFREVVRLHGMPKSIVSDRDPKFLSYFWKTLWNKLGTKLLFSTSCHPQTDGQTEVVNRTLGQLLRAVIQKNLKSWEECLPFIEFAYNRAIHSSTNFSPFEIVYGFNPLTPLDLIPLPVVWLHMRKERFPAQRKSKLHPRGDGPFQVVARIGDNAYKLDLPGDEDLRTNPFQERGNDVISKAQEHGTKELGVKEPNRSGKLVDLVIISFS